From Desulfosoma caldarium, the proteins below share one genomic window:
- the mutS gene encoding DNA mismatch repair protein MutS, giving the protein MNKLTPMMKQYLEIKAQHPEALLLYRMGDFYELFFDDAVTASRLLDIALTSRDKNAVNPVPMCGVPYHAAESYIARLVQAGHKVAVCDQVEDPKKARGLVKRQVTRVITPGLVLESQNLSAKDPNYLAAVARKGDRYGLAYVDVSTGDFQVVEVEGREALWRELSRVSPKEVLVADEHETTWMSQGMSGVAFTVLDESAFDAARCRERLLDHFRVHSLESFGIKDNPLIIRAAGAILDYLRTNHLDACAHLQKITPYQPDDYMALDEATLKNLDVLQAASTQSRKGSLLHALDETLTPMGARLLQKWVRYPLVDVSTIVQRQDAVSELLDKGSTRAQLREIFGNMADMERIVARVSVGTAGPRDLAALRRSMDLLPTVKEHLGSLSCPFFSDLASDWDSLEDVAQRIAHTLVDDPPHALNSGGVIRSGVDAALDHYTRLALDAKGWIAEYEVKERARTGISSLKVRYNKVFGYYIEVSKANLGLVPNDYMRRQTLVNAERFITEELKNFEDQVLHADEKRRELEGQLYEALRSWVAQHAERILKAAWHIAHLDVVASLAETAGRWGYCRPVVDDGGVIDIREGRHPVVERFLPDGAFVPNDVHLDSRDHQILVITGPNMAGKSTILRQTALLVLMAQTGSFIPASEARIGIVDRIFTRVGASDDLARGRSTFMVEMQETANILHQATPRSLIILDEIGRGTSTFDGMSLAWAVAEYLHDLHGVGVKTLFATHYHELTELAERLPRIKNYNVAVKEFESDIVFFHRLVPGGTNKSYGIHVARLAGLPKDVIVRAQEILSQLEAGSHRPPERLKDAARPTPRRKSQTGFQMSLFPQGEAWLQDAIMALDLDRMTPLAALKTLYGLQEQIKGRRAVGLPRSKETQNKIRSLNQPTLTDGQGRGLRFQSEKDAAVLRHDASQRSGGEAP; this is encoded by the coding sequence ATGAACAAGCTCACCCCCATGATGAAACAGTATCTGGAAATCAAGGCGCAGCATCCTGAGGCCTTGCTACTCTACCGCATGGGGGACTTCTACGAGCTCTTCTTTGACGATGCCGTCACGGCATCACGCCTTCTAGACATTGCCCTCACATCCCGGGACAAGAACGCGGTAAACCCCGTGCCCATGTGCGGCGTTCCTTATCATGCCGCCGAAAGCTACATTGCTCGGCTGGTGCAGGCGGGCCACAAGGTGGCCGTCTGTGACCAGGTGGAAGATCCCAAGAAGGCCAGGGGATTGGTCAAGCGGCAGGTGACGCGCGTCATCACGCCGGGATTGGTGCTGGAAAGCCAGAACCTCTCCGCCAAGGACCCCAATTATCTGGCGGCGGTGGCTCGAAAAGGGGACCGGTACGGTCTGGCCTATGTGGATGTTTCCACAGGGGATTTTCAGGTAGTGGAAGTGGAGGGGCGTGAGGCGCTATGGCGGGAACTTTCGCGGGTGAGCCCCAAAGAGGTTCTCGTGGCTGACGAACACGAAACCACGTGGATGTCTCAGGGAATGTCCGGTGTAGCGTTCACGGTGTTGGATGAATCGGCCTTTGATGCGGCTCGATGCCGGGAGAGGCTGCTGGATCATTTTCGCGTGCATTCCCTGGAAAGCTTTGGCATTAAGGACAATCCTTTGATTATTCGAGCTGCGGGAGCCATTTTGGATTACCTGCGGACCAATCACCTGGACGCCTGCGCACATCTTCAAAAAATCACGCCGTATCAACCCGACGATTACATGGCCTTGGACGAAGCCACTCTTAAGAATTTGGACGTCCTTCAGGCCGCTTCCACTCAGAGTCGCAAGGGTTCGCTGCTGCACGCGCTCGATGAGACCCTAACGCCCATGGGCGCTCGGTTGCTTCAGAAATGGGTGCGCTATCCTTTGGTGGATGTTTCGACCATCGTACAGAGGCAGGACGCCGTCTCCGAACTCCTGGACAAGGGCAGCACGCGGGCGCAGCTTCGGGAAATCTTTGGCAACATGGCCGACATGGAGCGTATTGTCGCTCGCGTGAGTGTGGGAACGGCGGGGCCGAGGGATCTTGCGGCGCTACGCCGATCTATGGACCTGTTGCCGACGGTGAAGGAACATCTTGGAAGTCTGTCGTGCCCATTTTTCTCCGACCTCGCGTCCGATTGGGATTCCCTGGAAGATGTGGCGCAACGCATTGCGCACACTCTGGTGGACGATCCCCCTCATGCCTTGAATTCCGGCGGGGTGATTCGCTCCGGCGTCGATGCGGCGCTGGACCATTACACACGCCTAGCTCTGGATGCCAAGGGTTGGATCGCGGAATATGAAGTGAAGGAACGGGCCCGCACCGGCATCAGTTCCCTGAAGGTTCGCTACAACAAAGTCTTCGGGTATTATATCGAAGTGTCCAAAGCTAATCTGGGTCTGGTGCCGAACGATTACATGCGCCGTCAGACCTTGGTCAATGCGGAACGGTTCATCACCGAAGAGCTCAAGAACTTCGAAGACCAGGTGCTGCATGCGGATGAAAAGCGCCGCGAACTGGAAGGACAGCTCTATGAAGCCCTGCGGAGCTGGGTGGCGCAGCATGCCGAAAGGATTCTCAAGGCGGCTTGGCACATCGCGCATCTGGATGTGGTCGCTTCCCTGGCGGAAACGGCAGGCCGCTGGGGGTACTGTCGGCCAGTGGTGGATGACGGCGGCGTGATCGATATTCGAGAGGGCCGGCATCCCGTGGTGGAACGTTTCTTGCCCGACGGCGCTTTCGTGCCCAATGATGTGCACCTGGATTCTCGAGACCACCAGATTCTCGTGATCACCGGGCCCAACATGGCCGGAAAATCCACCATTCTGCGCCAGACGGCTCTCTTGGTGCTCATGGCCCAAACCGGCTCCTTCATTCCGGCTTCCGAAGCGCGCATCGGCATCGTGGATCGCATCTTCACACGCGTGGGGGCATCCGATGACCTGGCTCGAGGTCGATCCACCTTTATGGTGGAAATGCAGGAGACGGCCAACATTTTGCACCAGGCCACACCACGAAGCCTCATCATTTTGGATGAAATCGGCCGCGGCACGTCCACCTTTGACGGCATGAGTCTGGCCTGGGCCGTGGCGGAATACCTTCACGACCTGCACGGCGTGGGCGTCAAGACGCTGTTTGCCACCCATTATCATGAATTGACGGAGTTGGCGGAACGACTGCCTCGCATTAAGAACTACAACGTGGCCGTCAAAGAATTTGAAAGCGACATTGTCTTCTTTCATCGTCTGGTTCCCGGAGGGACGAACAAGAGTTACGGCATTCATGTGGCGCGGCTGGCCGGGCTTCCCAAGGACGTCATCGTGCGGGCTCAAGAGATCCTAAGCCAACTGGAGGCGGGAAGCCATCGTCCTCCCGAGCGGCTAAAAGATGCGGCGCGCCCGACGCCCCGACGCAAATCCCAAACCGGGTTTCAGATGAGTCTGTTTCCACAGGGCGAAGCCTGGCTTCAGGACGCCATCATGGCTCTAGACCTGGACCGCATGACCCCTCTGGCGGCCCTCAAGACCCTCTACGGACTTCAAGAACAAATCAAAGGGCGCCGTGCTGTAGGGCTGCCCAGAAGCAAAGAGACACAGAATAAAATAAGGTCTTTGAACCAACCAACTTTGACGGACGGGCAGGGCCGAGGTCTCCGATTTCAAAGCGAGAAAGATGCCGCGGTTCTGCGCCATGATGCATCTCAGCGGAGTGGTGGAGAAGCACCGTGA
- the guaB gene encoding IMP dehydrogenase translates to MDEKMMHDIPEALTFDDILIVPAYSEVLPAETDVSTVLTAGITMRIPLLSAAMDTVTEAETAISMAREGGIGIIHRNMSIERQAREVDKVKKSESGMIVDPITVHPDQPIGDVMELMAQYRISGVPVVKGDQLVGIITNRDLRFETDKTRPVSELMTKDNLVTAPMGISLEDSKKLLQERRIEKLLVVDDTGRLRGLITIKDIMKVKKYPNSCKDHLGRLRVGAAVGAGSDTPDRVRALVKAGVDVIVVDSAHGHSKNVLRTVQWIKTEYPQVPVVAGNVATASGAESLIEAGADAVKVGVGPGSICTTRVIAGVGVPQVTAIMDCARVARPRGIPVIADGGIKYSGDIVKALVAGADSVMIGSLFAGTDESPGETVLYQGRSYKVYRGMGSLGAMREGSRDRYFQDQVQEATKLVPEGIEGMVPYRGPLASTIHQLVGGLRAGMGYAGCRTLEELRTKAQVVRITSAGLKESHVHDVIITKEAPNYQVDLK, encoded by the coding sequence ATGGACGAAAAAATGATGCACGACATTCCCGAAGCTCTGACCTTTGACGATATCCTCATCGTCCCTGCCTATTCGGAGGTGCTGCCGGCGGAAACGGACGTGAGCACCGTCTTAACGGCTGGTATAACCATGCGCATTCCTCTGCTCAGTGCCGCCATGGATACAGTCACTGAGGCGGAAACGGCTATTAGCATGGCGCGAGAGGGTGGGATCGGGATCATCCATCGAAACATGAGTATCGAGCGCCAGGCTCGGGAGGTGGACAAGGTCAAAAAGTCGGAAAGCGGCATGATTGTCGATCCCATCACGGTCCATCCCGATCAGCCCATTGGCGATGTCATGGAGCTTATGGCGCAATACCGCATTTCCGGCGTTCCCGTGGTCAAAGGCGATCAGTTGGTGGGAATCATCACGAACCGGGACCTGCGCTTTGAAACGGATAAGACCCGGCCGGTCTCCGAACTCATGACCAAGGACAATCTGGTGACGGCGCCCATGGGCATTTCCCTGGAAGATTCCAAAAAGCTTTTGCAGGAAAGGCGCATCGAAAAGCTGCTCGTGGTGGATGACACCGGACGGCTTCGCGGCTTGATTACCATTAAAGACATCATGAAAGTGAAGAAGTACCCCAATTCTTGCAAGGATCATCTGGGCCGACTACGTGTGGGAGCCGCCGTAGGAGCCGGATCGGATACGCCGGACCGGGTTCGAGCTTTGGTCAAGGCAGGTGTGGATGTCATTGTGGTGGACAGTGCGCACGGCCATTCCAAAAACGTTCTGCGCACCGTCCAATGGATCAAGACCGAATACCCTCAGGTGCCGGTGGTGGCCGGAAACGTGGCCACGGCCAGCGGGGCCGAAAGCCTCATTGAAGCGGGTGCCGATGCGGTCAAGGTGGGCGTGGGGCCTGGGTCCATCTGCACCACTCGCGTCATTGCCGGCGTGGGGGTGCCTCAGGTCACTGCCATCATGGATTGTGCTCGCGTGGCTCGGCCGCGCGGGATTCCCGTCATCGCCGACGGCGGCATCAAATACAGCGGCGATATCGTCAAGGCTTTGGTCGCCGGAGCCGACTCGGTCATGATCGGAAGCCTCTTTGCCGGAACCGACGAAAGCCCCGGCGAGACGGTGCTCTACCAAGGCCGCAGCTACAAGGTGTATCGAGGCATGGGATCCTTGGGCGCCATGAGGGAAGGAAGCCGGGATCGGTACTTTCAGGATCAGGTGCAGGAAGCCACCAAACTGGTGCCGGAAGGCATTGAAGGCATGGTGCCTTACCGAGGCCCTCTGGCGTCCACGATTCATCAGTTGGTTGGAGGCCTTCGGGCTGGCATGGGCTATGCCGGATGTCGCACGTTGGAGGAACTGCGCACCAAGGCGCAAGTGGTGCGTATCACCAGTGCGGGGTTAAAGGAAAGCCATGTGCACGACGTGATCATCACCAAGGAAGCGCCCAACTACCAAGTTGATTTGAAATAG
- the guaA gene encoding glutamine-hydrolyzing GMP synthase produces MDWHSLHPDRVLILDFGSQYTQLIARRVRESHVYCEIHPYAMDLDAVRSYAPKGIILSGGPSSVHDADAPLAPRALFQLGIPVLGVCYGMQLMAHLLGGEVERAENREYGPALLDVVDSAALFQDIEATDVRVWMSHGDRIVHMPPGFRVLARSANSPVAAMADPARKLYGVQFHPEVAHTPCGRTLLDNFLFHICGCKPTWTMKSFVESAITAIREKVGSDRVLCALSGGVDSSVVAVLLHKAVGEQLQCIFVNNGLLRKGEAETVERVFRDHFEMPLVSINATDLFLSRLKGVTDPEQKRKIIGNLFIEIFEREASKLQGTRYLAQGTLYPDVIESVSFKGPSATIKTHHNVGGLPERMKLELIEPLRELFKDEVRQLGRELGLPERIVMRHPFPGPGLAIRILGEVTPENLRILRQADAIVLEELEAANWDNRVWQAFAVLLPVRSVGVMGDERTYEQVVAIRAVESVDAMTADWARMPYQLLARLSNRIINEVSGVNRVVYDISSKPPSTIEWE; encoded by the coding sequence ATGGACTGGCATTCTCTGCATCCGGACCGGGTGCTCATCCTGGATTTTGGATCCCAATACACGCAGCTGATCGCCCGCAGAGTGCGGGAAAGCCACGTGTATTGCGAGATTCATCCCTATGCCATGGACCTGGACGCGGTGAGGAGCTACGCCCCCAAGGGCATCATCTTGTCCGGGGGCCCTTCCAGTGTCCATGATGCGGACGCTCCCCTTGCACCTCGGGCCCTTTTTCAGCTGGGCATTCCGGTGCTCGGCGTCTGCTACGGCATGCAGCTCATGGCCCATCTGCTGGGCGGTGAGGTGGAGCGGGCCGAAAACCGGGAATACGGGCCGGCTCTACTGGATGTGGTGGATTCGGCGGCGCTCTTTCAGGACATCGAGGCCACGGATGTGCGGGTGTGGATGAGTCATGGGGACCGCATCGTGCATATGCCCCCGGGTTTTCGCGTTCTGGCCCGCAGCGCCAATTCCCCGGTGGCGGCCATGGCCGATCCGGCTCGAAAACTCTACGGCGTGCAGTTTCACCCGGAAGTGGCCCACACGCCATGCGGTCGCACGCTATTGGACAATTTTTTGTTTCACATTTGTGGCTGCAAGCCCACCTGGACCATGAAGAGTTTTGTGGAATCGGCCATCACGGCCATTCGGGAAAAGGTGGGATCTGATCGAGTGCTGTGCGCCTTGAGCGGCGGCGTGGATTCTTCGGTGGTGGCGGTGCTGTTGCACAAGGCCGTCGGTGAGCAGCTTCAGTGCATCTTTGTCAACAACGGCCTGTTGCGCAAAGGTGAGGCCGAGACCGTGGAACGGGTGTTTCGAGACCATTTTGAAATGCCATTGGTATCCATCAATGCCACGGATCTCTTTCTTAGCCGCCTCAAAGGAGTGACAGACCCTGAGCAGAAACGCAAGATCATCGGTAACCTTTTTATCGAAATCTTTGAACGGGAAGCTTCCAAACTACAGGGCACCCGGTACCTGGCTCAGGGAACCCTTTATCCCGACGTCATCGAAAGTGTGTCCTTTAAAGGGCCGTCGGCGACGATCAAGACCCATCACAACGTGGGCGGCCTTCCCGAACGCATGAAACTGGAACTCATTGAACCGCTGCGAGAACTCTTCAAGGATGAAGTGCGTCAGCTGGGGCGTGAATTGGGATTGCCGGAACGCATCGTTATGCGGCATCCGTTTCCCGGACCGGGTTTGGCCATTCGTATCCTCGGGGAAGTGACCCCTGAAAACCTGCGCATTCTTCGCCAGGCCGACGCCATCGTTTTGGAAGAACTGGAAGCGGCCAATTGGGACAATCGCGTTTGGCAGGCCTTTGCCGTTCTGTTGCCCGTGCGTTCCGTGGGAGTTATGGGCGATGAGCGCACCTACGAGCAGGTGGTGGCCATTCGCGCCGTGGAAAGCGTGGACGCCATGACCGCCGATTGGGCCCGCATGCCCTACCAGCTCTTGGCTCGCCTTTCCAACCGCATCATCAATGAAGTGTCCGGGGTGAATCGGGTGGTCTACGATATTTCTTCCAAACCGCCCAGCACCATTGAATGGGAATAA
- a CDS encoding Ppx/GppA phosphatase family protein, which produces MSLGFYAFNADETPLGLYGAVDIGSHTVRLLVAEWHADGRVCPVHHERHVTRLAQGFKDRGMLATEAMERTEAALCSMASRLRALAPRAVRCGATGVVRKAANGPDFIQRVQDMAPWKVSILSEAEEAALSLRGMLSVLEPAHDLVVCFDLGGSSTELALVHRHNPSPLWMGSVFVGAATLTEAYLQNAPTFPDQLRRAAQHARRVLRPAVESIGHVLRRHAGAATGFTVAGTAGTVSTLAAIESRMDRYVPYRIDNRTLTKAWIAETLRSLAAMGLEERRAIVGLEPGREDIIVGGAVIVEEILNCFGVSTLLVSDAGLLEGLLWDGMQSLAARWGVPWKWSGPCA; this is translated from the coding sequence ATGTCCCTTGGCTTTTACGCTTTTAATGCTGATGAGACGCCGTTGGGCCTGTACGGCGCCGTGGACATCGGATCTCATACCGTTCGCCTGCTGGTGGCGGAATGGCATGCGGACGGCCGGGTGTGCCCTGTGCACCATGAACGGCATGTGACGCGACTGGCTCAGGGGTTTAAAGACCGTGGGATGCTCGCCACAGAGGCCATGGAGCGAACGGAGGCTGCTTTGTGCAGCATGGCTTCGCGCTTGCGGGCGTTGGCTCCACGGGCAGTGCGCTGCGGCGCCACAGGCGTGGTGCGCAAGGCGGCCAATGGCCCTGACTTTATTCAGCGAGTCCAGGACATGGCCCCGTGGAAGGTATCCATCCTTTCAGAAGCCGAGGAGGCCGCGCTGTCTCTGCGGGGCATGCTTAGTGTTTTGGAACCTGCCCATGACTTGGTGGTGTGTTTCGACCTTGGAGGAAGCTCCACGGAACTGGCCCTCGTCCATCGGCACAACCCTTCGCCTTTGTGGATGGGCAGTGTGTTTGTGGGGGCTGCCACCCTAACGGAGGCCTACCTTCAGAACGCTCCCACGTTCCCTGATCAGTTGCGGCGAGCCGCTCAACATGCACGTCGTGTGTTGAGGCCAGCCGTTGAATCCATTGGCCATGTGTTGCGTCGCCATGCCGGGGCTGCCACGGGGTTCACGGTGGCCGGAACCGCCGGCACCGTCTCCACTCTGGCGGCCATAGAAAGTCGCATGGATCGTTATGTGCCCTACCGCATCGACAACCGAACCCTGACCAAGGCATGGATTGCCGAAACACTTCGGTCCTTGGCGGCCATGGGGCTTGAAGAGCGGCGGGCTATCGTGGGGCTGGAGCCAGGCCGTGAGGACATTATCGTGGGTGGTGCTGTCATTGTGGAAGAGATCTTGAACTGTTTCGGCGTCTCCACACTGCTTGTTTCCGATGCGGGTCTGCTGGAAGGGCTTCTTTGGGATGGCATGCAAAGTCTCGCGGCCCGATGGGGTGTTCCATGGAAATGGAGCGGCCCATGTGCGTAA
- a CDS encoding N-acetylmuramoyl-L-alanine amidase, with amino-acid sequence MRKWALRAKGLWSVLVLAGILGVIGPLAHGAAIPDLESRYGEARRQYQGLLSRLKDSQGQALFRKNIERFQEILRQDVKQQLADRCLFMIARSYHHLHDALRAEQDYKKALAYYKQVALRFPQSPLADDALFLSGILLEAREPSEAYLEFLRVCVLFPQGDMTTRARQKAKALAKRLSGTASAGPIAQSVVAEDSKEEPKANEESPDKGFKAASSASAAPLSPQEPRVSVEKIRHWSADEYTRVVIYLSGPVRYGRSERPADPERNLPQRIVLELKRCVVGPDVNSTVPIMDGLLQGVRLKASSEDKTQVILDLQSVEFYRVFSLADPFRVVIDVKGQKKRPSQVVAPPSPTSAAPPAVQAKPILKKGMPSVIEQLGLTVRRIVIDPGHGGKDKGAIGPGGVYEKDITLAVAKELKKILEKEGGYEVILTRNTDRYLSLEERTAIANTKKADLFISIHTNAHEDRNLGGIETYFLNFSKDKESARLAALENATSAKHISDLEAILNELLHNTKINESSRLAREIHQGMMRSLKAHRNLRDLGVKQAPFYVLLGAQMPSVLIEACFISNPQEEQLLKQAQFQRALAKAISKGIRSYRDRLAQVSRLGEGA; translated from the coding sequence GTGAGAAAATGGGCTTTGAGAGCCAAAGGCCTTTGGAGTGTGTTGGTTTTAGCGGGAATTTTAGGCGTGATCGGCCCTTTGGCCCATGGAGCGGCGATACCAGATCTGGAAAGCCGCTACGGCGAAGCGCGCCGACAGTACCAGGGGCTGCTCAGCCGTTTGAAGGATTCTCAAGGGCAAGCGCTCTTTCGAAAAAACATCGAAAGATTTCAGGAGATTCTACGCCAAGATGTCAAGCAGCAGCTGGCCGACCGCTGTCTTTTTATGATTGCCCGCTCCTACCACCACCTTCACGATGCGCTCAGAGCCGAACAAGACTACAAAAAGGCTCTCGCCTATTACAAACAGGTGGCCCTTCGTTTCCCCCAGAGCCCTTTGGCGGATGACGCCCTGTTTCTTTCGGGAATTCTTCTAGAAGCCAGGGAGCCTTCGGAAGCCTATCTGGAATTTTTAAGGGTGTGCGTCCTGTTTCCTCAAGGGGATATGACCACAAGGGCTCGGCAGAAAGCCAAAGCCTTAGCCAAGAGGTTGAGTGGAACGGCTTCCGCGGGCCCTATAGCTCAGTCTGTCGTGGCGGAGGACAGTAAGGAAGAGCCAAAAGCCAACGAAGAGAGCCCGGACAAAGGATTCAAGGCTGCATCGAGTGCCTCCGCGGCGCCTCTGTCCCCGCAAGAACCCAGGGTGAGCGTGGAAAAAATCCGGCATTGGTCTGCAGACGAATACACGCGCGTCGTGATCTATCTCAGTGGTCCTGTGCGTTACGGTCGCAGCGAGCGGCCGGCCGACCCGGAAAGAAATCTACCGCAGCGCATTGTTCTTGAACTGAAACGCTGTGTTGTGGGGCCCGACGTCAACTCCACGGTTCCCATCATGGACGGATTGTTACAAGGTGTTCGCCTCAAAGCTTCTTCTGAGGATAAAACCCAGGTCATTCTGGACCTTCAGTCGGTAGAGTTCTATCGCGTTTTTTCGCTGGCTGATCCGTTCCGCGTGGTTATCGACGTGAAGGGTCAGAAGAAGCGACCGTCCCAAGTTGTCGCGCCGCCCAGCCCGACATCTGCCGCACCGCCTGCCGTCCAGGCCAAACCGATCCTTAAAAAAGGTATGCCCAGCGTTATCGAACAGCTTGGCCTTACGGTTCGACGCATCGTGATCGATCCTGGACACGGCGGCAAAGACAAGGGAGCCATCGGACCCGGCGGCGTCTACGAAAAGGACATCACCCTGGCCGTAGCCAAGGAGCTGAAAAAGATTCTGGAAAAGGAAGGCGGCTATGAAGTGATTCTTACGCGAAACACCGACCGGTACTTAAGCCTGGAAGAACGCACGGCCATCGCCAACACCAAGAAAGCCGATCTTTTCATTTCCATTCACACCAACGCCCACGAAGACCGAAATCTGGGTGGCATCGAAACCTATTTTCTAAATTTTTCCAAGGACAAAGAGTCTGCGCGTTTGGCTGCCCTGGAAAATGCCACCTCAGCCAAGCATATCAGCGACCTGGAGGCTATCTTGAACGAGCTGTTGCACAACACCAAGATCAACGAATCGTCGCGCCTGGCCCGTGAGATTCACCAGGGGATGATGCGCAGTCTGAAAGCACACCGAAACCTGCGTGACCTGGGCGTGAAACAGGCACCCTTTTATGTGCTTTTAGGTGCGCAAATGCCCAGTGTCCTGATCGAAGCCTGCTTTATTTCTAACCCTCAGGAAGAGCAGCTGCTCAAGCAAGCCCAGTTCCAGCGTGCTTTGGCCAAAGCCATCTCCAAAGGGATTCGCTCTTACAGGGACCGCCTTGCTCAAGTCAGCCGTTTAGGGGAAGGCGCATGA
- a CDS encoding UPF0280 family protein: protein MDAVGSVHRFYREHHRPGPGHAFHVQVEQTDLWVRADADLSRQTHDLVLTFRRQILQYGRTFPDFLTSLMPLPEDPLAPEIVRRMLRAGLQVGVGPMAAVAGAIAQAVAEGLLPWTTSVIVENGGDCYAVAQEALVVAVYPGKNSPFRDRLALKLAAEDLPMAVCTSSGSLGHSLSFGRADAATVLSKDAALADACATALGNRIQHPDDLEPALTWIQSIPGVLGALAIMHDRLAAWGHIALTSP, encoded by the coding sequence ATGGACGCCGTCGGTTCGGTGCATCGGTTCTATCGTGAACACCATAGGCCGGGCCCCGGGCACGCCTTTCATGTCCAGGTGGAACAAACGGATCTGTGGGTGCGGGCCGATGCGGACCTTTCGCGCCAAACTCACGATTTGGTGTTGACCTTTCGGCGTCAGATTCTTCAGTACGGGCGTACGTTCCCCGATTTTTTGACGTCCTTGATGCCTCTGCCTGAGGATCCTCTGGCCCCCGAGATTGTGCGCCGAATGTTGCGGGCCGGCCTTCAGGTGGGCGTGGGTCCCATGGCCGCCGTGGCCGGAGCCATCGCCCAAGCCGTGGCCGAAGGGCTGTTGCCTTGGACCACGTCTGTGATCGTCGAAAACGGCGGGGACTGCTACGCAGTGGCCCAAGAAGCCCTGGTGGTGGCCGTGTACCCGGGAAAAAACTCCCCCTTCCGAGACCGATTGGCTCTGAAACTGGCCGCCGAAGACCTGCCCATGGCCGTGTGCACCTCGTCGGGCAGCCTGGGCCATTCCCTGAGTTTCGGTCGAGCGGACGCCGCCACAGTGCTGTCGAAAGACGCCGCTTTGGCCGATGCCTGTGCCACGGCCCTGGGAAACCGCATTCAACACCCCGATGACCTGGAACCGGCTCTGACCTGGATTCAATCCATTCCCGGCGTATTGGGCGCCCTGGCCATCATGCATGATCGGTTGGCTGCCTGGGGGCACATCGCTTTAACGTCACCGTGA
- a CDS encoding HIT family protein, whose translation MRNLWAPWRMEYILGKREPYCIFCPEGGGLSDAERLILYRGQWTMVMMNKYPYNNGHLLVAPWRHVAGLEDLTEEEMTDLMKKMKMCVNIVRRLMRPDGFNVGLNLGAAAGAGVESHLHFHVVPRWEGDTNFMTVFADVRSIPEHLRQTYDKLRPHFDKEKAHEAL comes from the coding sequence ATGCGGAATCTGTGGGCGCCGTGGCGTATGGAATACATTTTGGGAAAGAGGGAACCCTACTGCATTTTTTGTCCGGAAGGTGGCGGACTGAGTGATGCGGAACGCCTGATTCTTTATCGGGGCCAATGGACCATGGTGATGATGAACAAGTATCCTTACAATAATGGTCACCTTCTGGTGGCACCGTGGCGTCACGTGGCCGGTCTGGAAGATCTTACGGAAGAGGAAATGACCGACCTCATGAAGAAAATGAAAATGTGTGTGAACATTGTGCGGCGTCTCATGCGTCCCGACGGCTTCAATGTGGGGCTCAATCTGGGAGCGGCGGCCGGCGCCGGGGTAGAAAGCCATTTGCACTTTCACGTGGTGCCACGCTGGGAAGGGGACACCAATTTCATGACGGTTTTTGCCGACGTGCGCAGCATTCCCGAACATCTGAGACAAACCTACGATAAGTTGCGTCCGCATTTCGACAAGGAGAAGGCCCATGAAGCTCTTTAG
- a CDS encoding metallophosphoesterase family protein, translated as MNIVVLSDTHLTRVTQELQAVCAHYCDAADLVVHLGDWTAGCVLDYFEQYRLEAVCGNMDEASVRLRLPTKKTFRVGSITIGLTHGWGYGGDVTAQLLEKFDGVDVILFGHTHRPLVEKVDGRLLINPGSVFSGRGPQGRTLAVLKIGPSLHANIIEL; from the coding sequence ATGAACATTGTGGTGCTTTCCGACACGCATCTCACCCGCGTGACGCAGGAACTGCAAGCTGTATGTGCGCACTACTGCGATGCGGCGGACCTGGTGGTGCATCTCGGGGACTGGACGGCGGGGTGTGTGTTGGACTACTTCGAGCAGTACCGTTTGGAAGCGGTCTGCGGCAATATGGACGAGGCGTCGGTGCGTTTGAGGCTGCCCACGAAAAAGACGTTTCGCGTGGGTTCCATTACCATTGGGCTGACCCATGGGTGGGGATACGGTGGGGACGTAACGGCGCAGCTGCTAGAAAAATTTGACGGGGTGGACGTGATTCTTTTTGGGCACACGCATCGGCCTCTTGTGGAAAAAGTGGACGGGCGGTTGCTGATAAATCCGGGTTCGGTGTTTTCGGGTCGAGGTCCCCAGGGGCGAACGCTGGCCGTGTTGAAGATTGGCCCATCGCTGCACGCGAACATCATCGAGCTGTAG